gttcaatcggtagtgaacggtacccatcggttcgagccgattttccttaaatcgtgtacactagggttttaacttataattcactaacttattattatcacttctaatcacaaaTTTAAtgtcatctaaaactcactcttaatcaccaaatttgatccaccctccgtaccgaatagtcacactacggataggagtaaaaaccctaattcgcgctaacttgaaaatgaaaagggaaaacccttacttctatattcatttgcacttattgtggggtgattgggtagtaaagctattaaaaagtaataatttcaaaataaaagggaatttttacaaaaaatataaggaattttgcaagtcctcacaaggTTTAGCGgtccgcctgcccaactcttttCAGGACTCGCTcacttatttaaaaaaaataatttacaaCTATTGAAAATGAATGAAACAACAATTCTCAAGCTTAGAATGTACattgatgcttaagttatgttCCAAGGctcatacattcccaaatatctcaaaatatttaGAATTCCAGATAAattcaaccctaattgagcATTGCCGCGAGTACAATcgtaaaaattcaaaaactcgACGATGCTAGCTTGTACCAGCctcacgccctcgctcgtaccccctgtaaggaaaacaaaactaatagagtgTGCTAAAAGTCAGTGTGGTTCCAAAACATCATGCAGACCCAAAAAGCAAGTTGACCACtatttaaaagtgaaaatatcaaAGTAGCAAGCATAAGAGTTCATAACACTTCACATAGCAGCCATTAGGCAATCAACATTTCCAAGTAAAAGTATACAGTCGCTTTTGCAAGTTAATTCTACCGTAGCTTTAccaaatagtagttgacactccatcaactttcaagtagagtaaccagtccagtagtgctccacttaactccaatctccgtccacctttcaaaccccctaccgggcccgaactccaaggtaaacactggtggtaatactcgagcataccaattagtcgagcagataacactccactcgacaaaactagAGACCCaaggttcgttatctaatcgaccaagcccttgccgactcgactcgattaactagccacagggtttctggaattccagaccgtattcaagtcatatacatgtatatcaagtcaattacaACCAATGAACAATAATATGTCACCACATAACAAGTCATGGAATACTGTACATGCCAACGTAATCAAGTCCAGAACTTATAACAGTCAAAGGACATAGAACAAAAACCAAGCGCTATGTATATCAATCCTTAACACGTCaatatcaaaaacaaaagatgacGTGTCATCCCAACTATGTCCCTAACTACCTCACGTAATCTCTCGAAACCATAGATCCCTAGTCTAGTTAGTCACCGACCCGACCGACTCTACCTCCTCCTCAGGTGCAGTCAGCTCCATCTCGGGGTCCTCCTCAGGATCACTAGGGGCGGCATTCCCTTGACCTTTCTCAGCCAAATTCTGTACTACTTCCCCCACCAGGGCCCCACACTCAGTCAAAATATTATCGGTTTGATCTCTTATTTCTCTTACTACTTGAACAAGGCGACCATTAGCCTCCTGAGCCTACTCTCGAAAGGCGTTGGTTCGCTCTTGCTTCTCAAGGATTGAAGCCTTAAGCTCTCGAATCCTAGCCCCTTACACTCGTAAGACAGCCTGCAGATGCTCAATCTCCATCAGGCATCTACGATTGGCACTACTCAATCTTCTCCTCTCATCGGCTATAGCGAGAACTACCCTATCGGCATAGGAATAGGTCCGCTAGCAGTCACAGTATCGGACCCTACGTCCTGGAGCCCGCCGATATACAGGCCCTTTGGGATGCTCCTGATAGCTAAGTACTATCCGAGGTGGCTCGGCACTCCCGTTCTCACCATTTCCTTCCATTGCCCAAATTATAAGTAACATCACAGGaataagcaatttaaacaaataaCACCAAGTTAAGCACCTATTCTCTAGGGTTTCACACTTAGACAATCATACACAAGCTGTAGCATGTATAAGTCACTCAATCTATCCagaccaattcaaacctaggctctaataccacctgtgacgaccccatctccCCCGAGgacgtaccctagggtttagcgaactgcatgcccaactctcgtcaggactcgctCACTTACTTAAAAAAAACAATTCACAACTATTGAAAATGAATGAAACAACAATTCACAAGCTTAGAATGTACATTGATGCTTAAATTAAGCTCCAAGGctcatacattcccaaatatctcaaaatatttgGAATTTCGATAAattcaaccctaattgagcactagcacgagtacaatcataaaaatttaaaaactagaCGATGCTACCTTGTACCAGTGATAAGGATACGGGCACACAACAACtccaaccttgggtcaaggaccctttgatcaacattggtggtccaatgacaagatcaagaaccaagaaggtgaaggaagctttacgagccttgatcattcaccatacaagcaaggagcaagctaggtttgaagattcgatggaccatgaagttactttgttcacttgtacgtttgaagcgaaggaatgatctcatacttgttagcttagttggtagttgttttaagactgtctagtttagtagttgttaggcgtttagtattttattacttattgggccttatcggaaagccttaaagagctggctctttaagctctttgtgCTGATcgaatttcttccaggtttatgtgggccggatttttgccttagttttagcctataaaaggcacctcttgtaagagtaaaggacagattattacaaccagaaatcgtgaggaattttccttcaagttcttaactgaacttactcttgaattcttgagttcatagcttaggattcaaatcagactttatcgattagcttgttccctaatcgtggtgtcgcttcatccatccttatttgcttaaggttgctgattacctttgtgtgtcagaggtcttgagttcatgagaacaatcgagttcaatttttgttgggagaaaagatccaactctgataattacaaggttgggaggttctaggagggtcttcccctagggttgcctatatcagttggtaatcagagcatcaggttaattctcttttaattgaagttgttcatatcttgttagttgtgtcttttgtcaaaaaaaaaaaaactgtagcgattactgttcatcgttactatTCCGAAAtactgttcatcatactgttcacgttactgttcatccgagtaaaaaaaaaaactgtttgggtgttgtctttttgtgttttctgtccaagtTCTTGGGTTTGTTATATTTGTGTCTGGGTTGTTtgggtttaaagacaaaaaaaaaaaaaaaaaaagagtcacgtaccttatattgtttagTGATCAAGTTGCTAGAgtcttgctggaattttcttttgaatattgctgaaattctgttttgcctatttcttgagaattGGTTGTTGTTTCTGCAAACCCTGACACCGCAACATAATTTGGGAAAattcttgtgtttcttgaacaaattcttgaagttcttggaccaccaagtcttgttttgaaaattcttgaacaataaaccaagaactagggttttcttggaattggcataacctttcatccgtttcttgaacttgttggtgtgatctgaatttgtgttccttgaagagccgaaaaaaaaagagaaaaaaaaaacgaaagaaaaaaaaaaggaagaagagaaggaattggctctcatacaaaggaaatcaagtttccaaaaaaaaaaaaaaaatcgcgagtttccaattcttggtgggttcccaaatcttggttaatctccaaatcttggttgatttcccaaaacttgagtttcctaatcttgattggtttccaactcttgagttccaatcttgattgaattccaaAGACCCTAAACGACCTCACCAGCCCCAAACACACCAGATTCTgttttcaaaaccaaaccaaacacctTAGCCCCAAACCGCCTTGGGAGTTCTTgagtttctaaaatcggttgagctagttttgcaatccgatttgactgaaatttgaggGCTGATTCATAGATTGTTTGAGCACTCCAGAAACACCATTTACCTTCCAAAGtactgaccagaaactcagcaaaacaacagctcaaaaaaaaaaaaaaaaagttccagcttcgggtagagtttttctaagatttgtaaaattctgctttgtgtcttgttacttgcttatagggtaattaattctggaatttttgagagttgagttgtcttaagaacttcgagaaggaaaattgagagtgagtgtgttttccttgagtgatacacgagtgctttgcaaggtcgactaggatacacttgttttgcaggttagacaatatgtctcaagaggggaacatgcctgagccgtctgagaccgacgtgtcgctcaaactggtgctccaaactcttcaaaaacaagCGGAAAGACATGAATTTACGATGGAGAAACATGAATTTGCGATGGCACAAATATCCGACAggttggctgccattgagatgcgaggtaccGGAGATACACACCATAGGGTTTCGAGTGTTCAGAGTGCTgatcatgatgcggatgatgaggggTATCATTCTCACACCTCATTTCGATCAAGGAGAAGCCAAGAGGGAGCGAGGGAAGGTCGAGGccgacctaggagaaccgatgacaatcttggttccatcaaggctaagatgcctacctttcatgggaaaaatgatcctgaaaCTTATTTAGACTGGGTTCGgagagttgagcaagtgtttgaagtccacaattactccgaagagaaaaaggtgaaacttgcggctattgaatttgaagattatgcatccatttggtgggagcaagtatgtgccacaaggaggagaaatagggaacaaccaattgacacttgggctgaaatgaagcaagtgatgaggaaacgatttgtacccttccattacaccacggacttgtacaatcggctCCAACGACTCACCGAAGGGTCCAGTTCGGTTGATAAGTACCACAAACAAATGAAGGTAGCAATGATAAGGGCCAATATACAAGAGGATTCGGAAGCAACCATGGCAAGATTTcttaatggattaaatcctgaaATTCGGAAGAAGGTTGAGCTTCAAGACCACTTTGAGCTACAACAAATGGTGTCTTATGCAGAGAAGGTGGAAAGGCAAGCCTTACCTATAAAGACACCTAGTGGCCGAACCACTACATCCTCTTCCACACCTTGAGAAGAGATCAATTGCCAACATCCAATGCTTGGCCGAGGCAAGGCaataaagaaagggaaaacagGCGAATGGAGCAACCGTTCCATCCGAGTGCAACTCCTTCTAAACCAACCCCGCGGCCGGCCCTTCCAAGGGTCAATACGTCTACCAACCAGCCAAAGGCATGTTTCAAATGCAAGGGAATTGGCCACCTCATGGCTCAATGCCCTAACCGAAGCATCATGTACATGAATGAAGAAGGAATATGGCAAAGCGAAGGAGAGGAGGAATATGCGGACATACCACCGCTTGAAGAAGAGGGGAAGGATGCTGACCTGGTTGAAATAGAAGAGGACCCCGTGGCTCAAACTATGGTGACTATGAGAGTGCTAAATGCACAAGCTCAAGAAGATGATTTCCAACGGACCAACATTTTTCATACGATATGCAAAATTGGAGATGAGGTATGTCTCATGATCATTGATAGTGGCTCTTGTACTAATTGCGTAGCTGCTGACTTTGTCGAGCAAAAGAACCTTCCATGGACTTACCACCCTAAACACTATAGACTATCTTGGTTAAATGATGGGGGGAAGTCAAGGTGACcaaacaagctttaatcgctTTTTCTATTGGTCGATACAAGGACCAAGTTTTATGTGATGTAATTCCTATGCAAGCTAGTCATGTCTTGTTAGGGCGTCCGTGGGAGTATGATCGGCAGGCTGATCATATTGGACTCACTAATAAGTATAAGTTCATTATGGACAACCTCAAGATCACTCTTTCACCCTTGACACCtacacaagtgtatgaggaACAATTGCATCTAAGAAAAGAGCGAGAGAAAAGGCAACTGAGAGAGGCAAAGAAAAAGCCGAATGTGCCTGAGgatgaggaaaaaaagaaagtagaggccgagttgagtgaaaaagaaaatttgagtgGGAAAAAACTTAGTGAGGCCGAGAGCTTGAAAGTGAACAAAAAGAGCTTCTATGCAAGTGTGCGTGAGGTAGGTAGGGTTTTGAATGCACAAAGTCTTCTCATAGTACTTCTGTACAGGGAAgctgattattcttctttttacacactaggcataaccgattctcttcctagtgcaatctactctcttttgcaggaattcaaggATGTGTTTCCGGAGGAACTACCAAAAGGATTACCTCCAATTCGAGGTATCGAACATCAAATCGACTTTGTTCCTGGAGCACTTCTCCCAAATCGACCAGCCTATAGAGCAAATCcagaggaaacaaaggaaatccaaaGGCAAGTCGATTCCCTCCTTGAAAAGGACCAGGTACGTGAATCTCTTAGTCCTTGTGCAGTTCCAGTCATTTTAGTGCCTAAGAAAGAAGGGACTTGGAGAATGTGTACAGATTGtcgtgcaattaataaaattactgttaagtatcgtcatcctattcctaggttagatgatatgttagaagaattgcatggggcaatcattttcactaaaattgacttaagatctggttatcatcaaataaggataaaggaaggagacgaatggaaaactgctttcaaaacaaagtatggtctttatgagtggcTTGTGATGCCTTTCGGCTTAACAAACGCTCCAAGTACtttcatgaggttaatgaaccatgttttaaggcattttcttgagaagtttgttgttgtttattttgatgatatattgatcTTTAGCAAGTCTTTAGATGAACATGTTGAGCATTTGCGACTTGTTTTAAGTACCTTGCGTGAAAATAGGTTGTTTGCTAACATGGAAAAATGTGTCTTCTGCACTCCTGAAGTTAATTTCcttggatatattgttggtgcAAATGGCATACGTGTTGATTCCGCCAAGGTAAAAGCCATCTTAGAGTGGCCGACTCCAACCAATGTGTCTCAAGTAAggtcttttcatggtcttgcaagTTTCTATAGGAGATTTGTTAAAGACTTTAGTACTATTGCAGCACCTTTGAATGAGACAATTAAAAAGAATGTGGGGTTTCAATGGGGAAAAGAGCAAGAAGAGTCATTTAATAGGCTTAAGGATTTGTTAACTTCAACACCTATTCTTGCTTTGCCTAATTTTGATGTGACgtttgaagttgaatgtgatgctagtgGGATCGGCATAGGGGCTGTCTTACATCAAAATCATAGACCCTTGGCATATTTCAGTGAAAAGTTGAGTGGGGGATCTCTTAATTACCCTACTTATGATAAAGAATTGTATGCTGTTGTGCGTGCTCTTGAAGTGTGGTAGTATTATCTTATGCCTAAGGAATTTGTGATACATACTGatcatgaatcaattaaattccttAAGGGCCAGGGAAAGTTGCATAAAAGACATGCgaagtggattgcatttattgattcctttccgtacatcattaagtataagaagggGAAAGATAATGTCGTTGCGGATGCATTGTCTAGGAGGTATACTTTGATCACTAACATGAGCACTAagctacttggttttgagcacattaaaaacatgtatgcacatgatgacgatttttctaatgtgtttcaagcttgtgaacatgctacatttcaaaagtactatagGCATGAAGGTttcttgttcaaagaaaatCGCCTATGTATTCCCAATTGTTCGCTTAGGGAATTACTTGTTAGAGAAGCTCATGGTGGAGGGTTGATGGGACATTTCGGTATTGATAAAACTCTTGACATTTTGCATGAACATTTTTATTGGCCTAAAATGAGGCGTGACATTGCTAACATTTGTGATAAGTGTTTAAAGTGTAAGCAGGCAAAGTCAAGGAGTAACCCTCATGGATTGTATACTCCTCTACCCGTACCTCATGCTCCTTGGACAGACttatccatggattttgtgcttggtttaccaagatcttctagaggtatggatagtatctttgttgtcgtggatagattttctaaaatggctcattttatcccttgtaggaaaacaaatgatgcgcgccatgttgctgatttattcttcaaggatgtggttagattgcatggagtaccgcgtactattgtaagtgatagggatgtgaaattcttaagctatttctggaaatcactttggggaaagttgggaactaagttgctgttttctacttctagtcatcccCAAACGGATGGTCGGACTGAGGTAACCAATCGAACCCTTGGTGCTTTACTTCGAGCCATTGTTCAAAAGAACTTGAAGAAGTGGGAAGAATGTTTGCCTATCGCTAAGTTTGCATATAACCGAACCACTCATtctactattaatcattctccttttgaaattgtttatgggtttcagccgctaacccctctagatttatcacctattcctgttgatgagtgtttaagcgcagatggtgtcaaaaaggcagaggctgttcggaccttgcatgagagagttcgagctcaaattgagaagaaaaatgcgcAATATGCACAACATGCGAATAAGGGTAGAAAACATGTTGTATTCGAACCCGGTGATTGGGTCTGGGTGCACATGTGGAAGGAAAGGTTTCCTGCATCTCGACGGACCAAGTTACATCCAAGAGGAGATGGACCTTTTCGTGTACTAGAGAGGATCAACGACAATGCCTACAAATTGGAACTTCCAAGTGAGTATGGCATAAGCGCATCTTTTAATGTGTCTGACCTATCCCCTTTTGACTTTGAtacagactttgaagattcgaggacgaat
The DNA window shown above is from Coffea arabica cultivar ET-39 chromosome 5e, Coffea Arabica ET-39 HiFi, whole genome shotgun sequence and carries:
- the LOC140006945 gene encoding uncharacterized protein, with the protein product MNEEGIWQSEGEEEYADIPPLEEEGKDADLVEIEEDPVAQTMVTMRVLNAQAQEDDFQRTNIFHTICKIGDEVCLMIIDSGSCTNCVAADFVEQKNLPWTYHPKHYRLSWLNDGGKSREADYSSFYTLGITDSLPSAIYSLLQEFKDVFPEELPKGLPPIRGIEHQIDFVPGALLPNRPAYRANPEETKEIQRQVDSLLEKDQVRESLSPCAVPVILVPKKEGTWRMCTDCRAINKITVKYRHPIPRLDDMLEELHGAIIFTKIDLRSGYHQIRIKEGDEWKTAFKTKYGLYEWLVMPFGLTNAPSTFMRLMNHVLRNFLGYIVGANGIRVDSAKVKAILEWPTPTNGQGKLHKRHAKWIAFIDSFPYIIKYKKGKDNVVADALSRRYTLITNMSTKLLGFEHIKNMYAHDDDFSNVFQACEHATFQKYYRHEGFLFKENRLCIPNCSLRELLVREAHGGGLMGHFGIDKTLDILHEHFYWPKMRRDIANICDKCLKYWLNRMEGTRSGRGRGRGSRQPVNEEGNREPIPEQNPGSGVDPNVQVAAAIQRMTDLLAHVVKRQDQNPIPRLGNLGNHVECEDRALKRFQKFSPPQFIGGPDPDVAEKWLEKMIDIFAALHYTEER